One part of the Paroedura picta isolate Pp20150507F chromosome 5, Ppicta_v3.0, whole genome shotgun sequence genome encodes these proteins:
- the FNDC8 gene encoding fibronectin type III domain-containing protein 8, giving the protein MFQLYRTHVETSTTSTSSPPLRSTSGTPSSSPNRSTSGTPASSPNKSTSGTSSPHRSISRLPTSSPRRTSTSGTTTSSPRRSTSRSPNTSPRRRSTRGSPKNAPPFSTKSLNQTLDELLAGVLVQENILKPKLNRSILSGMPTVPVDLDVSDGETSLSDSGSDSPVCVELPQQPTIYQHTVSNVRAELSWTGPSSGELVSFYELRLQEARLTRPHKSIKWFCSQTEEHLENLTPGTEYLFRVRALNVAGAGKWSEPYKFATMPAVPGLALDPSPVIAVVRRHRKPQRKTVYLPAS; this is encoded by the exons ATG TTTCAGCTGTACAGAACTCACGTGGAGACCAGCACCACAAGTACCTCCAGCCCTCCCCTCAGAAGCACCAGCGGGACCCCGAGCAGTTCTCCCAACAGAAGCACCAGCGGGACCCCGGCCAGTTCTCCCAATAAAAGCACCAGTGGGACCAGTTCTCCCCACAGAAGCATCAGCCGACTGCCAACCAGTTCTCCCCGAAGAACCAGCACCAGCGGGACCACCACCAGTTCCCCTCGCAGAAGCACCAGCAGGAGCCCCAACACTTCCCCCCGGAGAAGAAGCACCAGGGGGAGCCCAAAGAACGCTCCCCCCTTCTCCACCAAGAGCTTGAACCAGACTTTGGATGAGTTGCTGGCTGGGGTGCTTGTGCAGGAGAATATATTAAAGCCCAAACTGAATCGGTCCATCCTCAGCGGCATGCCGACCGTCCCGGTGGACCTAGACGTGAGCGATGGAGAGACCAGCTTGTCCGACAGCGGCTCGGACTCCCCTGTGTGCGTGGAACTGCCACAGCAGCCCACTATCTACCAGCACACCGTCAGCAATGTCAGGGCGGAG CTTTCCTGGACAGGCCCAAGCAGTGGGGAATTGGTTTCCTTCTATGAGCTGCGGCTACAGGAGGCCCGGCTGACTAGGCCACACAAGAGCATCAAGTGGTTTTGTTCGCAGACAGAAGAGCACCTGGAGAACCTCACCCCTGGCACCGAGTACCTGTTCCGCGTGCGAGCTCTCAATGTGGCCGGTGCCGGGAAGTGGAGTGAGCCTTATAAG TTTGCCACCATGCCTGCCgtgccagggctggccctggatcCATCCCCCGTCATTGCTGTTGTGAGAAGGCACAGAAAGCCCCAAAGGAAAACAGTCTACCTGCCTGCTTCATAA